The Actinomycetota bacterium genome has a segment encoding these proteins:
- a CDS encoding carbon-nitrogen hydrolase family protein, with translation MNIDIAACQLKVTESKDQNLENAARMITQAAGHADLIILPEMFNCPYSIQYFGQYAEEYPGISTNMLSSLARQLNKFIIGGSIPEREGDSIYNSCFVFGPQGSLIARHRKIHLFDVDIAQGISFQESAVLSAGNQVTVFETEWTKIGVCVCYDMRFPELIRSMARQQAKLIVVPAAFNMTTGPAHWHLVTRSRALDHQVYLAAVSPARNPQGPYIAYGHSLVAGPWGKILAEAGTGQQVLYASIDLEYLDKVREELPLLKHLKPDLY, from the coding sequence TTGAATATAGATATAGCTGCCTGCCAGCTAAAAGTAACTGAAAGCAAGGACCAAAACCTGGAAAATGCAGCCCGGATGATCACCCAGGCGGCCGGCCATGCAGACTTAATTATTTTACCGGAAATGTTTAACTGCCCTTATTCTATCCAATATTTTGGCCAATATGCAGAAGAATACCCCGGTATTTCTACCAATATGCTTAGCTCTTTAGCCCGGCAGTTAAACAAATTTATCATTGGCGGGTCCATACCGGAAAGAGAGGGCGACTCTATCTATAACAGCTGTTTTGTATTTGGCCCCCAGGGCAGCTTGATAGCCAGGCACCGAAAAATTCATTTGTTTGATGTAGATATAGCTCAGGGCATAAGTTTTCAAGAATCAGCAGTGCTCTCCGCCGGCAACCAGGTCACCGTCTTTGAAACAGAATGGACAAAAATAGGGGTTTGTGTCTGCTACGATATGCGTTTTCCGGAACTTATCAGATCCATGGCCCGGCAGCAAGCTAAACTGATTGTGGTACCCGCTGCTTTTAACATGACTACCGGACCGGCCCACTGGCATCTGGTTACCAGGTCCCGGGCTTTGGACCACCAGGTCTACCTGGCTGCTGTATCTCCAGCCAGAAACCCCCAAGGCCCCTATATTGCTTACGGCCATTCCCTGGTAGCTGGCCCCTGGGGAAAAATATTGGCGGAGGCCGGTACAGGGCAACAGGTACTTTATGCCTCCATTGACCTTGAATACCTGGACAAGGTAAGAGAAGAACTGCCCCTTTTAAAACACCTTAAACCTGATCTTTATTAG